The Prevotella herbatica genome contains the following window.
GGTAATGCTGGTAAATTTAATTATTGTGGCGAGAATGTCTGGTCTGCCGTTAGGGCTGCATATATATTCTTGGAGAATGTAGATAAAACTCCTGGTATAGATGACGCTGAAAAAACAAGGCTTAAAGCTGAGGCAAAATGTATTATAGCTTCACGCTATTTTGATATGTTCCGTCATTATGGCGGACTGCCTATTGCAAAACAGTCTTTTGACGGTACAGAAGGTGTTTACGATTTACCTCGTGCGACTGTAGAAGAAACTGTTAATTTTATGGTTAAGTTGTTGGATGAAGCTGCTCCTCAATTACCATGGGTTCTTGATGAAGCAGATAGATCTAACTGGGACGGACGTTTTACTAAGGCTGCCGCAATGGGATTGAAATGTAAGATATTGGTTTTCGCTGCATCTCCATTATTTAATTCTGCAACCCCTTATTGCACAACAGGAAACCAAGAGGCTAATGATAAACATCAGGCTTGGTATGGAGGATACAAACCGGAACTGTGGACAGCATGTTTGCAGGCTTGCAAGGATTTCTTTGATGCTGTTCAGACCAATGGATATTATCAGTTAGTTCAAGCTGCGGGAACTACTCCAGGACAATATCGTGCAGCGTTCCGCAATGCATATTCTAGTCGTGGAACAACTGAAATGCTTATCTCTACTCGCGTAAAGTATAAAGGTTATGCCGGTGATTGGAGTGACTGGGATTCTAAGTTTGTTACAGAATGGAATGCATTTGGAGGATATACTCCGACAGAAGACTATATGGAAATGTTCCCTTGGAAAGACGGTAGACCGTTTGATTTTAATAAGGAGAATAAAAACAACAGTCTTGACACGATGTTTGTTAATAAGGATAATAATTTTGATCTTACTCGTGATCCCCGTTTATATGAGACAATGATTGTGAATAATGTACAATGGAGTCTTAACGATAATGGTAATATGAGCGGTCGCCGTGGAGAGCTGTGGATTAATGGACGAGAAGCTAGCAGTGGTCCTTCATCTGAATCAGGACAATATGCAACAGGTCTAGCCAATAATAAATTCTATATGAATAAGGATGATGAAAAGGGTAGGGTTACATGTTGGCCTTATCTGCGACTCTCAGAAATGTATTTGATTTATGCCGAGGCATTAGCACAGAACAACAGTTTTGATGATGCGATAAAGCAAATTAATGTTGTGCGTTCACGTGTCGGTTTGAAAGGGTTAAAGGAAAGTCAGCCTGAAACAGATTTCAATGATAAGACTAACTTAATAAATGCTATTCTTAATGAACGTGCCTGTGAACTAGGATTTGAAGATACTAGATTTTTTGACATGATTCGTTACAGAAGAGCTGATCTTTTCGAGAGAACACTTCACGGACTTAGAATATTCAGACAGAAGGATGGCAAGGATTATAATTTCTCTTATTCTGATAAAAAACAAGGCAGTGAAGGTTGGGAAGCATCGCAGCCGACACATTTCAGATATGAAAAATTCCCATTAGGAAATGTTGCCCGAGTATGGTGGACAAATTTTGATACTAAATGGTATTTGTCAGCATTCCCACCAACAGAAATAAATAAGGGGTATGGATTGACACAAAATCCTGGTTGGTAATTTTTTTTAATGAAAGAATACAAATAATATTATTATATGAAACGACATATATTATTAGCCGCAACATTAATGCTTGGCATAAACTCTTTTGCACAGGGGCTTGCTGACAATATTGTAGGTGAAATTGTAGATAAATCTGGTAATCCAGTATCGGGTGCTATGATTGGTGTGCTTAGTGCTCCTGAAATAAAAGTATATTCCGACAGTCATGGACAGTTTGAAATTAGCGCATCGCAGAATGATAAATTGATTGTAGATGCTCCTGACCAGTCAAAGAAGCAGGTTGTTGTGAATGGCAATAAACGTATAAAGATCGTAATGGATCATGCTTCTCAACCCGTTAACATTGGCTTTGGTATAAAGCAAACTGTTGGTGAGTCGACAATGTCTGTTGCCTCTGCTGCAAATTCAGATTTCAATAATCGCTCTGCAAAGAATATTGGAAATTCTCTATTTGGTAATGTTCTTGGTTTAACAACATTGCAAGGTACAGGCGATTACTCTTCTTATGAGCCAACTTTCTATGTAAGAGGATTGCAGACTCTTGCTGGCAAGAATCCATTGGTGATGGTTGATGGTATTGAGAGAAATATTTCCTATATTACTCCAGAAGAGGTAGAAAATGTAATTGTATTAAAGGATGCTCCTGCTGTAGCTTTATATGGATACAAAGGCGCAAACGGTGCAATTAATATTATAACAAAGCGTGGTAAATACAAAAGTAATGAGATAAATTTTTCTTACGACCATGCATTTAATTGGGAAGAGCGCAGACCTGAATTTGCTGATGCATATACTTATGCCAATGCAATGAATGAGGCTTTCGTTAATGACGGTAAGTCTCCTAAATATTCAGCTTTAGAACTTAATGCTTTCCAGTCAGGCAAATATCCATATCTTTATCCTAATGTGGATTGGATAAAAGAATGTTTCAAAGATGTAGGTGCAAGTAATATCTTTAATCTTAGTTTCCGTGGAGGTGGCACACGAATGCGTTATTACACATTGATCAATCTTCAGGACAATCAAGGATTTGTTGCTAATCCTAATATGAATGATGGGTATTCAACACAGAATAAGTATTCTAAAGCCAATTTCAGAACAAACCTCGATATTGACTTGACAAATACAACTAAGGTTCTTGTTAATATTGATGGAACTTTATTGGAAACTCTTCGACCAGGACTGTCAAGCGATAACTTGTGGGATAAAATTTATACAGTGCCAGCGGCATCCTTCCCAATTAAGACAGAAAGTGGATTATGGGGTGGCAATGCAACTTGGGACGGATATTCTAATCCTGTTGCACTTACAGAAGGTCGTGCTTATAGCAAAGCACACACTAGAGCTTTGTTTGCTGATTTGACATTAAATCAGGATTTATCAGCAGTTACAAAGGGACTTAGTGCATGGACAAGATTAGCTTACGATAATATCTCTGCATATTGGGAAAACCATACAAGAGAGTATCAATTTGGCAGTGACGCTGTGTCTGAATGGACAAATGGAGAGCCTTCTGCATATTCTCATTACACAGGCGGTAAGGATGGAACCATGAGTTCTGACAGTAAACTCGACTGGCAAAACAAGAATTTTAATTTCGGCATTGGCGCCAATTATGATAGAACATTTGGTAATCATTCAATATCTTCTGTACTTATGTGGAATTATGAATACCGAAATAGCAATGGCCAGAATAATACTTGGTATCGTAACAGTGCTTCTTTGTATAATCATTATGGTTATAAGGGAAAGTATTATGCAGATTTGTCTTTAACAATGGCTGCCTCAAACAAATTGGCCCCTGGTCATCGTTGGGCATTCTCTCCTACAGTTTCTGCTGCTTGGGTGCTGTCAAAGGAAAACTTTATGAAGAATATCTCTTTTGTTGATTTCTTGAAATTACGTGCATCATGGGGTATAATCAATGTTGACAATATTCCTGCTGAAGGATATTGGGAACAAGCTTTCACTGGTGGTAATGGATACAATTTAGGTGGAAACTATGATTGGAGTAGTGGATGGCAGGAAGGTCGTTTGGCTTCAACAAGTTTCACTAATGAGAAGAGCTATAAGTATAATCTAGGTCTAGACGCTTCTTTGTTTAAAGGATTGAATGTAACATTAGAAGGATTCTATCAGCGCAGAAGTGATATCTGGGTATCTGCTGGTGGTACAAACTCTGCGGTACTTGGTGCCGATAGTCCATATATTAATGGTGGAATTGTAGATAACTGGGGATTGGAATTAGGAACAGACTATACAAAGAGCATTACTAGTGACTTGTTAGTTAATGGAGGTCTTAATTTTACATTGTCAAAGAATAAAATCGTTGATGAGCGTGAGGAACCACGTGCATACAATTATTTGAGACGTACCAACAATTCTGTTGAGCAGATTTATGGCTTACAGGCAATTGGTTTCTTTAAGGATCAAGCAGATATTGATAACAGTCCTGCACAACAATTTTCTCAGGTAAAGCCTGGAGACATCAAGTATAAGGATCAGAATGGCGATGGAGTCATTAATGAAAATGATGAAGTTAAGTTAGGTTACAATTACGTTTGCCCAGAAATCTATTATTCTTTCCACATAGGAATGGAATACAAGGGATTTGGTTTTAACGCAATGTTCCAAGGCGTAGGTAACTATACTGCCGTATTGAATACTAAGTCAATGTATTGGCCTTTGATAAACAATACCAATATTAGTAACTATTATTATGAGAATCGTTGGACTCCAGAAAACACGGATGCCAAATTCCCACGTCTTACATCAGAGAGTAATGAAAATAACTTCCGAACAAATTCCGTTTGGTTGGAAAACCGTTCGTTCTTGAAGTTGAGAAATGTAGAATTGTATTACAAGTTTGCTAATTCTTTACTAGCTAAGACAAAATACATAAAGACCGCAAAGGTTTATGTAAGAGGCGTTGATCTGCTGTGCTTTGATCATATCAAACAGTCAGACCCTGAACAATATGGGAATAATTATCCATTAACTCGCTCTGTTGTGGTAGGAGTGGCTCTTGGTTTCTAATTTTAATCTATACAACAATGAAAATAAAAACAATAATCGGCGGTTCAATCTGCTTATTGATGCTTGCAGCATGTAACGATGAACTTGATTACACTGAATTCAATAATTACGATAAGGATTATGTGTTCACTGAATTTTCCAACACAGTTGGCTTTGTTACAAATATATATGGTAAGCTAGATTATGATTTCGGCTCTTATGGTAATGGTATGTTGGCTTCTGCCTGCGATGAGTCG
Protein-coding sequences here:
- a CDS encoding RagB/SusD family nutrient uptake outer membrane protein, with the translated sequence MKLKHIFLGAIALLALSVTSGCVDEVKFGNSFLEKAPGGDVTKDTIFNNAEYTRDFLWNTYSKLYYGLPYYWDGGVGVKMNTGVFEALSDSWHSHNSWDEVNRQFYSGTYLPGNAGKFNYCGENVWSAVRAAYIFLENVDKTPGIDDAEKTRLKAEAKCIIASRYFDMFRHYGGLPIAKQSFDGTEGVYDLPRATVEETVNFMVKLLDEAAPQLPWVLDEADRSNWDGRFTKAAAMGLKCKILVFAASPLFNSATPYCTTGNQEANDKHQAWYGGYKPELWTACLQACKDFFDAVQTNGYYQLVQAAGTTPGQYRAAFRNAYSSRGTTEMLISTRVKYKGYAGDWSDWDSKFVTEWNAFGGYTPTEDYMEMFPWKDGRPFDFNKENKNNSLDTMFVNKDNNFDLTRDPRLYETMIVNNVQWSLNDNGNMSGRRGELWINGREASSGPSSESGQYATGLANNKFYMNKDDEKGRVTCWPYLRLSEMYLIYAEALAQNNSFDDAIKQINVVRSRVGLKGLKESQPETDFNDKTNLINAILNERACELGFEDTRFFDMIRYRRADLFERTLHGLRIFRQKDGKDYNFSYSDKKQGSEGWEASQPTHFRYEKFPLGNVARVWWTNFDTKWYLSAFPPTEINKGYGLTQNPGW
- a CDS encoding SusC/RagA family TonB-linked outer membrane protein, with the protein product MKRHILLAATLMLGINSFAQGLADNIVGEIVDKSGNPVSGAMIGVLSAPEIKVYSDSHGQFEISASQNDKLIVDAPDQSKKQVVVNGNKRIKIVMDHASQPVNIGFGIKQTVGESTMSVASAANSDFNNRSAKNIGNSLFGNVLGLTTLQGTGDYSSYEPTFYVRGLQTLAGKNPLVMVDGIERNISYITPEEVENVIVLKDAPAVALYGYKGANGAINIITKRGKYKSNEINFSYDHAFNWEERRPEFADAYTYANAMNEAFVNDGKSPKYSALELNAFQSGKYPYLYPNVDWIKECFKDVGASNIFNLSFRGGGTRMRYYTLINLQDNQGFVANPNMNDGYSTQNKYSKANFRTNLDIDLTNTTKVLVNIDGTLLETLRPGLSSDNLWDKIYTVPAASFPIKTESGLWGGNATWDGYSNPVALTEGRAYSKAHTRALFADLTLNQDLSAVTKGLSAWTRLAYDNISAYWENHTREYQFGSDAVSEWTNGEPSAYSHYTGGKDGTMSSDSKLDWQNKNFNFGIGANYDRTFGNHSISSVLMWNYEYRNSNGQNNTWYRNSASLYNHYGYKGKYYADLSLTMAASNKLAPGHRWAFSPTVSAAWVLSKENFMKNISFVDFLKLRASWGIINVDNIPAEGYWEQAFTGGNGYNLGGNYDWSSGWQEGRLASTSFTNEKSYKYNLGLDASLFKGLNVTLEGFYQRRSDIWVSAGGTNSAVLGADSPYINGGIVDNWGLELGTDYTKSITSDLLVNGGLNFTLSKNKIVDEREEPRAYNYLRRTNNSVEQIYGLQAIGFFKDQADIDNSPAQQFSQVKPGDIKYKDQNGDGVINENDEVKLGYNYVCPEIYYSFHIGMEYKGFGFNAMFQGVGNYTAVLNTKSMYWPLINNTNISNYYYENRWTPENTDAKFPRLTSESNENNFRTNSVWLENRSFLKLRNVELYYKFANSLLAKTKYIKTAKVYVRGVDLLCFDHIKQSDPEQYGNNYPLTRSVVVGVALGF